One genomic region from Cucumis melo cultivar AY chromosome 9, USDA_Cmelo_AY_1.0, whole genome shotgun sequence encodes:
- the LOC103498157 gene encoding CASP-like protein 4D1 isoform X2, whose protein sequence is MEAKMATKIASFVLRVLTFVFLLVSIIVLGTNSKTIGNDEVHFHNVNSYRYAMATIIIGGAFNLLQIALALYRLVTKTDGSILFDFYGDKVANDYRFKTHLK, encoded by the exons atggaagcAAAAATGGCTACAAAAATTGCTTCTTTTGTGCTTAGAGTTcttacttttgtttttcttttagtttccaTCATAGTTCTGGGTACCAATTCCAAAACTATAGGAAATGATGAAGTTCATTTCCATAATGTCAATTCCTAtag GTATGCAATGGCAACCATCATAATCGGAGGCGCATTCAATCTCTTGCAAATTGCCTTAGCCCTTTATCGTCTTGTAACCAAGACCGATGGCAGTATTTTATTCGACTTCTATGGTGATAAG gtcgccaacgactatcggttcaagactcatttgaaataa
- the LOC103498158 gene encoding uncharacterized protein LOC103498158 gives MIQVVLKLVLAEMALILALLFKNPLRNLIVKGLDRLKQGRGPLVAKSVAATMLVVFASALYNAAAIRGRMAEGGILNQTDEILMAYRLLETYTIGFSLFLGLIIDRIHNYIRELHRLRTTLEE, from the exons atgattcaAGTTGTATTGAAGCTTGTATTGGCCGAAATGGCTTTGATTTTGGCTCTGTTGTTCAAAAATCCATTGAGAAATTTGATAGTGAAGGGATTGGACAGATTGAAACAGGGGAGAGGTCCTTTGGTGGCGAAGTCCGTCGCCGCGACGATGCTGGTCGTCTTTGCCTCAGCCCTTTACAATGCGGCGGCAATCCGCGGGCGAATGGCGGAGGGAGGCATACTCAACCAGACGGACGAGATTCTCATGGCGTATCGCCTTCTCGAAACCTACACGATCG GTTTCTCGTTATTCCTTGGGTTGATTATAGACCGAATACACAATTATATAAGAGAGCTTCATCGACTTAGAACCACCTTGGAAGAATGA
- the LOC103498157 gene encoding CASP-like protein 4D1 isoform X1: MEAKMATKIASFVLRVLTFVFLLVSIIVLGTNSKTIGNDEVHFHNVNSYRYAMATIIIGGAFNLLQIALALYRLVTKTDGSILFDFYGDKVLSYFLLAGAAAALGSSVDLKANMDMLNSFFDQGNAAAALLLLAFLCSAIISVLSSLALSNKPN; this comes from the exons atggaagcAAAAATGGCTACAAAAATTGCTTCTTTTGTGCTTAGAGTTcttacttttgtttttcttttagtttccaTCATAGTTCTGGGTACCAATTCCAAAACTATAGGAAATGATGAAGTTCATTTCCATAATGTCAATTCCTAtag GTATGCAATGGCAACCATCATAATCGGAGGCGCATTCAATCTCTTGCAAATTGCCTTAGCCCTTTATCGTCTTGTAACCAAGACCGATGGCAGTATTTTATTCGACTTCTATGGTGATAAG GTATTGTCGTACTTTTTGTTGGCGGGAGCAGCGGCGGCATTGGGTTCTAGCGTAGATTTGAAGGCGAATATGGACATGTTGAACTCGTTTTTTGACCAAGGCAATGCTGCTGCAGCGCTTCTTCTTCTTGCTTTTTTATGTAGTGCTATCATTTCTGTACTTTCTTCTTTAGCTCTTTCTAACAAACCCAATTAG